The genomic region GGGTGGTTGCCGGGAAGGTGGTGCTGAGGCGGTAGGGCGACTTCGTCTTTCCCCGATCAATCCGGGGCAAGCTCCGCGCACACGGGAATCCATCAAGCGCTACGAATGACAAAAACCCGCTCGACGCAGCACCTGAGGTATCTCAATCCTTCTATGGATCCCCGCGTTCGCGAGGATGACGTTGCTACTGTACTACGTCCAGCTCGTCGTCCTGTGCACGCAAGTTTTCCAGATCGGACGTCTCCAATGGGGAAGGACCGGCCCGTTTGACAAACGCCGGATAGGCTTCTGCAAAAGACACACGGGGAGTGACCAGCGCACGCTCCAGAAGCAGGATAGCCTGCTGGTTCAGGCTGCGCCGCTCCTCTTGCGCCACTTTGCGGAGCTGTTCCAGCACCGCCGGCGGGATTCCTTTAAGCGTAAGAGATGCCATCGTTTTGCTCCATTCTGGTTGCGATATGGTTTCAACGGGGTCGACCACTCGAAGTTCTAGCGCAGCCCGAGGATCCCGAGATTTAAGGGGTGCGTTACGGGGTATAGATTGAGATCCCCGGCACTTGCCCGACAACCAGACCGGACCATCCGCATGCGCCTTTCCATCATCATCATCGGACTCGCACTGCTGAGCCACTCGGCCCA from Rhodothermales bacterium harbors:
- a CDS encoding Arc family DNA-binding protein, with the protein product MASLTLKGIPPAVLEQLRKVAQEERRSLNQQAILLLERALVTPRVSFAEAYPAFVKRAGPSPLETSDLENLRAQDDELDVVQ